A single genomic interval of Carassius auratus strain Wakin chromosome 30, ASM336829v1, whole genome shotgun sequence harbors:
- the LOC113049150 gene encoding E3 SUMO-protein ligase PIAS2-like isoform X1: MADIEELRNMVSGFRVSELQVLLGFAGRNKSGRKHELLLRALQLLRSGCSPAVQIKIKELYRQRYPRTLDGLQDLVALKSRIKSYFEIDSGATVVSSDLPGHPDLLQHHLLSCDSPVFHESKPMMNMQQATPLMAPVHPDVQMKSLPFYDVLDVLIKPSSLGTHAGQRFHHEKYFIFALTPQQVREVCISRDFLPGGRRDYMVQIQLRFCLAETSCPQEDNYPNSLCIKVNGKLFPLPGYAPPPKNGVEQKRPGRPLNITSLVRLSSAVPNQIVVTWAPEIGKTYSMSVYLVRQLTSPLLLQRLRMKGIRNPDHSRALIKEKLTADPDSEIATTSLRVSLMCPLGKMRLTVPCRAVTCSHLQCFDAALYLQMNEKKPTWICPVCDKKAAYESLIIDGLFMEILNDCTDVDEIKFQEDGTWCPMRPKKETLKVSSPCIPKIDCAVPVRHSAVVPPPETSSTKKGDIIDLTLESSSDDEEDSDPPLKKRCVYMSKAEEMHNTGVLTYQPSTVRVPNVQALDTSYLTSSITDYSVPFHHSTLSTIPTDMQSLDLFSLIQGDPQQHYRGPIFLDNLSSSLQSATTSSGLVSSSASYESATHSSSSSHETGVITGGSSGLSDIISLD, from the exons ATGGCGGATATTGAGGAGTTACGG aatatggTATCAGGTTTCCGTGTCTCAGAGCTCCAGGTACTGTTAGGTTTTGCTGGAAGGAATAAGAGCGGTCGAAAGCATGAACTTTTGCTGAGGGCTTTGCAGTTACTCAGGAGTGGTTGTAGTCCTGCTGTGCAGATCAAAATAAAGGAACTGTATCGTCAGAGATACCCACGGACACTTGATGGTCTTCAGGATTTGGTGGCTCTGAAGTCACGCATTAAATCCTACTTTGAAATCGACAGCGGTGCCACAGTTGTGAGCTCAGATCTTCCTGGCCATCCAGACCTCCTGCAGCATCACCTGCTGAGCTGTGATTCACCTGTGTTTCATGAGTCAAAGCCAATGATGAATATGCAGCAGGCCACACCACTTATGGCACCCGTCCACCCGGACGTGCAGATGAAGTCCCTACCTTTTTACGATGTCCTGGATGTCTTGATCAAACCGTCAAGCTTAG GGACCCATGCTGGTCAGAGGTTTCATCATGAAAAGTACTTCATATTTGCCTTGACTCCACAACAAGTGAGAGAAGTTTGCATTTCACG GGACTTTCTTCCAGGTGGAAGAAGGGACTACATGGTTCAAATTCAACTGCG GTTTTGTCTAGCAGAGACCAGCTGTCCACAAGAGGACAATTATCCAAACAGTCTCTGCATCAAAGTCAATGGGAAGCTCTTTCCCCTCCCT GGCTATGCACCGCCTCCTAAGAATGGTGTGGAGCAAAAAAGACCCGGCAGACCGCTGAACATCACGTCACTGGTCAGGTTGTCGTCTGCTGTACCCAATCAGATAGTAGTCACCTGGGCACCTGAAATAGGAAAG ACATACTCCATGTCAGTTTACTTGGTGCGGCAGCTGACCTCTCCACTGTTGCTACAGAGATTAAGAATGAAGGGGATCAGAAACCCTGACCATTCCAGAGCTTTAA TTAAAGAAAAACTCACGGCAGACCCTGACAGTGAAATCGCCACAACTAGTTTACGAGTCTCACTCATGTGCCCA CTTGGCAAGATGCGTCTTACGGTACCCTGCCGAGCTGTCACCTGTTCTCACCTGCAGTGCTTTGATGCTGCGCTATACCTGCAAATGAATGAGAAGAAGCCCACCTGGATCTGTCCCGTCTGTGACAAAAAAGCCGCTTATGAGAGTCTGATTATTGATGG GCTCTTCATGGAAATACTCAATGACTGCACAGATGTTGATGAAATCAAGTTTCAGGAGGATGGGACATGGTGTCCAATGAGACCAAAGAAGGAGACGTTGAAAGTGTCATCTCCATGTATCCCAAAAATTGATT GCGCCGTCCCAGTGCGGCACAGTGCAGTGGTGCCACCCCCAGAAACCAGCAGCACAAAAAAAGGTGACATAATCGACCTCACACTAGAGAGCTCATCTGATGACGAAGAGGACAGCGATCCTCCTCTGAAAAAGCGCTGTGTCTACATGTCAAAGGCTGAGGAGATGCACAACACAGG GGTCCTGACTTACCAGCCATCAACGGTTCGGGTGCCAAATGTCCAGGCGCTAGATACCTCATACCTGACCTCATCAATAACCGACTACTCCGTTCCATTCCACCATTCTACCTTATCCACTATTCCCACAGATATGCAGA GTCTTGATTTATTTTCTCTGATTCAAGGGGATCCACAG cagcatTACAGAGGCCCTATATTTTTAGACAACCTCTCCAGCAGCCTTCAGAGTGCCACCACCAGCAGCGGCTTGGTTTCCTCATCAGCTTCGTACGAGTCGGCAACTCATAGCAGCAGCTCGAGTCACGAGACGGGTGTCATTACGGGAGGATCTTCAGGCCTGTCAGACATTATTTCACTAGACTGA
- the LOC113049150 gene encoding E3 SUMO-protein ligase PIAS2-like isoform X2, protein MADIEELRNMVSGFRVSELQVLLGFAGRNKSGRKHELLLRALQLLRSGCSPAVQIKIKELYRQRYPRTLDGLQDLVALKSRIKSYFEIDSGATVVSSDLPGHPDLLQHHLLSCDSPVFHESKPMMNMQQATPLMAPVHPDVQMKSLPFYDVLDVLIKPSSLGTHAGQRFHHEKYFIFALTPQQVREVCISRDFLPGGRRDYMVQIQLRFCLAETSCPQEDNYPNSLCIKVNGKLFPLPGYAPPPKNGVEQKRPGRPLNITSLVRLSSAVPNQIVVTWAPEIGKTYSMSVYLVRQLTSPLLLQRLRMKGIRNPDHSRALIKEKLTADPDSEIATTSLRVSLMCPLGKMRLTVPCRAVTCSHLQCFDAALYLQMNEKKPTWICPVCDKKAAYESLIIDGLFMEILNDCTDVDEIKFQEDGTWCPMRPKKETLKVSSPCIPKIDCAVPVRHSAVVPPPETSSTKKGDIIDLTLESSSDDEEDSDPPLKKRCVYMSKAEEMHNTGVLTYQPSTVRVPNVQALDTSYLTSSITDYSVPFHHSTLSTIPTDMQSLDLFSLIQGDPQHYRGPIFLDNLSSSLQSATTSSGLVSSSASYESATHSSSSSHETGVITGGSSGLSDIISLD, encoded by the exons ATGGCGGATATTGAGGAGTTACGG aatatggTATCAGGTTTCCGTGTCTCAGAGCTCCAGGTACTGTTAGGTTTTGCTGGAAGGAATAAGAGCGGTCGAAAGCATGAACTTTTGCTGAGGGCTTTGCAGTTACTCAGGAGTGGTTGTAGTCCTGCTGTGCAGATCAAAATAAAGGAACTGTATCGTCAGAGATACCCACGGACACTTGATGGTCTTCAGGATTTGGTGGCTCTGAAGTCACGCATTAAATCCTACTTTGAAATCGACAGCGGTGCCACAGTTGTGAGCTCAGATCTTCCTGGCCATCCAGACCTCCTGCAGCATCACCTGCTGAGCTGTGATTCACCTGTGTTTCATGAGTCAAAGCCAATGATGAATATGCAGCAGGCCACACCACTTATGGCACCCGTCCACCCGGACGTGCAGATGAAGTCCCTACCTTTTTACGATGTCCTGGATGTCTTGATCAAACCGTCAAGCTTAG GGACCCATGCTGGTCAGAGGTTTCATCATGAAAAGTACTTCATATTTGCCTTGACTCCACAACAAGTGAGAGAAGTTTGCATTTCACG GGACTTTCTTCCAGGTGGAAGAAGGGACTACATGGTTCAAATTCAACTGCG GTTTTGTCTAGCAGAGACCAGCTGTCCACAAGAGGACAATTATCCAAACAGTCTCTGCATCAAAGTCAATGGGAAGCTCTTTCCCCTCCCT GGCTATGCACCGCCTCCTAAGAATGGTGTGGAGCAAAAAAGACCCGGCAGACCGCTGAACATCACGTCACTGGTCAGGTTGTCGTCTGCTGTACCCAATCAGATAGTAGTCACCTGGGCACCTGAAATAGGAAAG ACATACTCCATGTCAGTTTACTTGGTGCGGCAGCTGACCTCTCCACTGTTGCTACAGAGATTAAGAATGAAGGGGATCAGAAACCCTGACCATTCCAGAGCTTTAA TTAAAGAAAAACTCACGGCAGACCCTGACAGTGAAATCGCCACAACTAGTTTACGAGTCTCACTCATGTGCCCA CTTGGCAAGATGCGTCTTACGGTACCCTGCCGAGCTGTCACCTGTTCTCACCTGCAGTGCTTTGATGCTGCGCTATACCTGCAAATGAATGAGAAGAAGCCCACCTGGATCTGTCCCGTCTGTGACAAAAAAGCCGCTTATGAGAGTCTGATTATTGATGG GCTCTTCATGGAAATACTCAATGACTGCACAGATGTTGATGAAATCAAGTTTCAGGAGGATGGGACATGGTGTCCAATGAGACCAAAGAAGGAGACGTTGAAAGTGTCATCTCCATGTATCCCAAAAATTGATT GCGCCGTCCCAGTGCGGCACAGTGCAGTGGTGCCACCCCCAGAAACCAGCAGCACAAAAAAAGGTGACATAATCGACCTCACACTAGAGAGCTCATCTGATGACGAAGAGGACAGCGATCCTCCTCTGAAAAAGCGCTGTGTCTACATGTCAAAGGCTGAGGAGATGCACAACACAGG GGTCCTGACTTACCAGCCATCAACGGTTCGGGTGCCAAATGTCCAGGCGCTAGATACCTCATACCTGACCTCATCAATAACCGACTACTCCGTTCCATTCCACCATTCTACCTTATCCACTATTCCCACAGATATGCAGA GTCTTGATTTATTTTCTCTGATTCAAGGGGATCCACAG catTACAGAGGCCCTATATTTTTAGACAACCTCTCCAGCAGCCTTCAGAGTGCCACCACCAGCAGCGGCTTGGTTTCCTCATCAGCTTCGTACGAGTCGGCAACTCATAGCAGCAGCTCGAGTCACGAGACGGGTGTCATTACGGGAGGATCTTCAGGCCTGTCAGACATTATTTCACTAGACTGA
- the LOC113049150 gene encoding E3 SUMO-protein ligase PIAS2-like isoform X3, with amino-acid sequence MVSGFRVSELQVLLGFAGRNKSGRKHELLLRALQLLRSGCSPAVQIKIKELYRQRYPRTLDGLQDLVALKSRIKSYFEIDSGATVVSSDLPGHPDLLQHHLLSCDSPVFHESKPMMNMQQATPLMAPVHPDVQMKSLPFYDVLDVLIKPSSLGTHAGQRFHHEKYFIFALTPQQVREVCISRDFLPGGRRDYMVQIQLRFCLAETSCPQEDNYPNSLCIKVNGKLFPLPGYAPPPKNGVEQKRPGRPLNITSLVRLSSAVPNQIVVTWAPEIGKTYSMSVYLVRQLTSPLLLQRLRMKGIRNPDHSRALIKEKLTADPDSEIATTSLRVSLMCPLGKMRLTVPCRAVTCSHLQCFDAALYLQMNEKKPTWICPVCDKKAAYESLIIDGLFMEILNDCTDVDEIKFQEDGTWCPMRPKKETLKVSSPCIPKIDCAVPVRHSAVVPPPETSSTKKGDIIDLTLESSSDDEEDSDPPLKKRCVYMSKAEEMHNTGVLTYQPSTVRVPNVQALDTSYLTSSITDYSVPFHHSTLSTIPTDMQSLDLFSLIQGDPQQHYRGPIFLDNLSSSLQSATTSSGLVSSSASYESATHSSSSSHETGVITGGSSGLSDIISLD; translated from the exons atggTATCAGGTTTCCGTGTCTCAGAGCTCCAGGTACTGTTAGGTTTTGCTGGAAGGAATAAGAGCGGTCGAAAGCATGAACTTTTGCTGAGGGCTTTGCAGTTACTCAGGAGTGGTTGTAGTCCTGCTGTGCAGATCAAAATAAAGGAACTGTATCGTCAGAGATACCCACGGACACTTGATGGTCTTCAGGATTTGGTGGCTCTGAAGTCACGCATTAAATCCTACTTTGAAATCGACAGCGGTGCCACAGTTGTGAGCTCAGATCTTCCTGGCCATCCAGACCTCCTGCAGCATCACCTGCTGAGCTGTGATTCACCTGTGTTTCATGAGTCAAAGCCAATGATGAATATGCAGCAGGCCACACCACTTATGGCACCCGTCCACCCGGACGTGCAGATGAAGTCCCTACCTTTTTACGATGTCCTGGATGTCTTGATCAAACCGTCAAGCTTAG GGACCCATGCTGGTCAGAGGTTTCATCATGAAAAGTACTTCATATTTGCCTTGACTCCACAACAAGTGAGAGAAGTTTGCATTTCACG GGACTTTCTTCCAGGTGGAAGAAGGGACTACATGGTTCAAATTCAACTGCG GTTTTGTCTAGCAGAGACCAGCTGTCCACAAGAGGACAATTATCCAAACAGTCTCTGCATCAAAGTCAATGGGAAGCTCTTTCCCCTCCCT GGCTATGCACCGCCTCCTAAGAATGGTGTGGAGCAAAAAAGACCCGGCAGACCGCTGAACATCACGTCACTGGTCAGGTTGTCGTCTGCTGTACCCAATCAGATAGTAGTCACCTGGGCACCTGAAATAGGAAAG ACATACTCCATGTCAGTTTACTTGGTGCGGCAGCTGACCTCTCCACTGTTGCTACAGAGATTAAGAATGAAGGGGATCAGAAACCCTGACCATTCCAGAGCTTTAA TTAAAGAAAAACTCACGGCAGACCCTGACAGTGAAATCGCCACAACTAGTTTACGAGTCTCACTCATGTGCCCA CTTGGCAAGATGCGTCTTACGGTACCCTGCCGAGCTGTCACCTGTTCTCACCTGCAGTGCTTTGATGCTGCGCTATACCTGCAAATGAATGAGAAGAAGCCCACCTGGATCTGTCCCGTCTGTGACAAAAAAGCCGCTTATGAGAGTCTGATTATTGATGG GCTCTTCATGGAAATACTCAATGACTGCACAGATGTTGATGAAATCAAGTTTCAGGAGGATGGGACATGGTGTCCAATGAGACCAAAGAAGGAGACGTTGAAAGTGTCATCTCCATGTATCCCAAAAATTGATT GCGCCGTCCCAGTGCGGCACAGTGCAGTGGTGCCACCCCCAGAAACCAGCAGCACAAAAAAAGGTGACATAATCGACCTCACACTAGAGAGCTCATCTGATGACGAAGAGGACAGCGATCCTCCTCTGAAAAAGCGCTGTGTCTACATGTCAAAGGCTGAGGAGATGCACAACACAGG GGTCCTGACTTACCAGCCATCAACGGTTCGGGTGCCAAATGTCCAGGCGCTAGATACCTCATACCTGACCTCATCAATAACCGACTACTCCGTTCCATTCCACCATTCTACCTTATCCACTATTCCCACAGATATGCAGA GTCTTGATTTATTTTCTCTGATTCAAGGGGATCCACAG cagcatTACAGAGGCCCTATATTTTTAGACAACCTCTCCAGCAGCCTTCAGAGTGCCACCACCAGCAGCGGCTTGGTTTCCTCATCAGCTTCGTACGAGTCGGCAACTCATAGCAGCAGCTCGAGTCACGAGACGGGTGTCATTACGGGAGGATCTTCAGGCCTGTCAGACATTATTTCACTAGACTGA
- the LOC113049148 gene encoding elongation factor 2-like, protein MVNFTVDQIREIMDKKSNIRNMSVIAHVDHGKSTLTDSLVCKAGIIASARAGETRFTDTRKDEQERCITIKSTAISLYYELSENDSAFIKQCRDGSGFLINLIDSPGHVDFSSEVTAALRVTDGALVVVDCVSGVCVQTETVLRQAIAERIKPVLMMNKMDRALLELQLEPDELFQTFQRIVENVNVIISTYGEGEHGPMGNIMVDPVVGTVGFGSGLHGWAFTLKQFAEMYVAKFAAKGDKKKADLPPAERAKKVEEMMKKLWGDKYFDPSCGKFSKSATNADGKKLPRTFCQLVLDPIFKVFDAIMNFKKEETQKLIEKLEVKLDAEDKEKEGKPLLKAVMRRWLPAGDALLQMITIHLPSPVTAQRYRCELLYEGPGDDEAAMGVKNCDPKAPLMMYISKMVPTTDKGRFYAFGRVFSGIVSTGQKVRIMGPNYTPGKKEDLYLKPIQRTILMMGRYVEPIEDVPCGNIVGLVGVDQFLVKTGTITTFENAHNMRVMKFSVSPVVRVAVEAKNPADLPKLVEGLKRLAKSDPMVQCIIEESGEHIVAGAGELHLEICLKDLEEDHACIPLKKSDPVVSYRETVSDESDQVCLSKSPNKHNRLYMKSRPLSDGLAEDIDKGDVTARQELKQRARYLAEKYEWEVTEARKIWCFGPDGTGPNILVDITKGVQYLNEIKDSVVAGFQWATKEGALCEENMRAVRFDIHDVTLHADAIHRGGGQIIPTARRVLYASVLTAQPRLMEPIYLVEIQCPEQVVGGIYGVLNRKRGHVFEECQVAGTPIFVVKAYLPVNESFGFTADLRSNTGGQAFPQCVFNHWQILPGDPYDVNSKPCQIVAETRKRKGLKEGIPALDNFLDKL, encoded by the exons ATG GTGAACTTCACGGTAGACCAGATTCGGGAGATCATGGACAAAAAGTCCAACATCAGGAACATGTCTGTGATCGCCCATGTGGACCATGGCAAATCTACTCTCACTGATTCCTTGGTGTGCAAAGCTGGTATTATTGCTTCTGCACGTGCAGGAGAGACCAGATTTACTGACACCAGAAAAGACGAACAGGAGAGGTGTATCACCATTAAGTCAAC GGCCATCTCTCTATATTATGAGCTCAGTGAGAATGACTCAGCCTTCATTAAGCAGTGTAGGGATGGTTCTGGCTTCCTGATCAACCTGATCGACTCACCGGGACATGTTGACTTCTCGTCTGAGGTGACAGCAGCTCTGAGAGTTACAGATGGTGCCCTTGTAGTGGTAGACTGTGTATCAG GTGTATGTGTGCAGACTGAAACTGTCTTGAGACAAGCCATTGCAGAGCGCATCAAGCCTGTCTTGATGATGAACAAGATGGATCGTGCCCTCCTTGAGTTGCAGCTAGAACCGGATGAGCTTTTCCAAACCTTCCAGAGGATTGTGGAGAATGTTAATGTCATCATCTCAACCTACGGAGAAGGAGAGCATGGACCAATGGGAAACATTATG GTGGATCCTGTGGTTGGGACTGTGGGATTTGGATCAGGCCTCCATGGCTGGGCTTTTACTCTGAAGCAGTTTGCCGAGATGTACGTGGCCAAGTTTGCTGCAAAGGGAGATAAGAAAAAAGCAGACCTTCCTCCAGCAGAACGGGCTAAGAAAGTGGAGGAGATGATGAAGAAGCTTTGGGGAGATAA GTACTTTGATCCCTCCTGTGGAAAATTCAGCAAATCAGCAACCAATGCAGATGGAAAGAAGCTTCCTCGTACCTTCTGCCAGCTTGTCTTGGATCCAATCTTTAAG GTTTTTGATGCCATTATGAATTTCAAAAAAGAAGAGACCCAGAAACTGATTGAGAAGCTTGAAGTAAAGCTTGATGCAGAAGAcaaagaaaaagaaggaaaaccCCTTCTTAAG GCTGTGATGCGCCGCTGGTTGCCTGCAGGTGATGCTTTGCTCCAAATGATCACCATCCATCTTCCTTCTCCTGTCACTGCCCAAAGGTACCGCTGTGAACTGCTTTACGAGGGTCCTGGAGATGATGAGGCCGCCATGG GTGTAAAGAACTGTGATCCTAAAGCTCCTCTCATGATGTACATCTCCAAGATGGTGCCAACCACCGACAAGGGTAGATTCTATGCCTTTGGTCGTGTCTTCTCTGGTATCGTTTCGACAGGGCAGAAGGTGCGCATCATGGGCCCAAACTACACACCAGGAAAAAAAGAGGACTTGTACTTGAAGCCAATCCAAAG AACTATCTTGATGATGGGGCGCTACGTAGAACCCATTGAAGATGTGCCATGTGGGAACATTGTTGGTTTGGTTGGGGTCGATCAGTTCCTGGTGAAGACTGGCACCATTACCACTTTTGAAAATGCTCACAACATGCGTGTTATGAAATTCAGCGTTAGTCCTGTGGTGAGAGTTGCTGTGGAGGCCAAGAATCCAGCTGATCTGCCAAAGCTGGTGGAGGGCCTTAAACGTCTGGCCAAGTCGGATCCCATGGTTCAG TGCATCATTGAAGAGTCTGGTGAGCACATTGTGGCAGGTGCTGGAGAGCTTCATCTAGAGATTTGCCTGAAAGACCTTGAGGAAGATCATGCCTGCATCCCTTTGAAG AAATCAGACCCAGTTGTGTCATATCGCGAAACCGTCAGCGATGAATCAGACCAGGTCTGCTTGTCCAAGTCTCCCAACAAGCACAATCGTCTGTACATGAAATCTCGGCCCCTCTCAGATGGCCTGGCTGAGGACATCGATAAGGGTGACGTGACCGCTCGCCAGGAGCTCAAACAGAGAGCTCGCTACCTGGCTGAGAAATACGAGTGGGAGGTCACTGAGGCCCGTAAGATTTGGTGCTTTGGACCAGATGGCACAGGGCCCAACATCCTTGTGGATATCACAAAGGGAGTTCAGTATCTGAATGAGATTAAGGACAGCGTAGTGGCTGGTTTTCAGTGGGCAACCAAAGAA GGTGCACTCTGTGAAGAGAATATGCGGGCAGTCCGATTTGACATTCATGATGTCACTCTTCATGCTGATGCCATTCATAGAGGTGGGGGACAGATCATTCCCACAGCCCGCAGAGTTCTGTATGCCTCTGTGCTCACTGCACAGCCAAGACTCATGGAGCCCATTTACCTGGTCGAGATTCAG TGCCCGGAGCAGGTGGTTGGTGGCATCTATGGTGTCCTGAACAGAAAAAGAGGCCATGTGTTTGAGGAGTGTCAAGTGGCTGGGACACCTATATTTGTTGTGAAGGCATACCtacctgtaaatgaatcatttg GTTTCACAGCAGACCTGAGGTCTAACACTGGTGGACAGGCCTTCCCTCAGTGTGTGTTTAACCACTGGCAGATTTTGCCGGGTGATCCATATGATGTTAACAGCAAACCTTGCCAAATTGTGGCTGAGACCCGTAAACGCAAAGGTCTGAAGGAGGGCATACCAGCACTAGACAACTTCCTGGACAAATTATAA